ATCATAAAGCCCATCGGTTAGGGTGGATTCATCAATGTGCACCATGACAACCTCCCCCATGACCATCCACGTATCCAGTAATTGTCCGTCAGCGCGTTTAAGTTGCTGATATTGCGTCACGACACATTCCATAGAAACAGGGGTTTGTGCTATGCGTGGTGGTGCAATTAACGTTGATGGTAATGTGGAAAGTTGGGTTAACGCAAACTCACTTTCCCCACGTTCAAGGGTTGCGCTGCTCATATTGACCTGCTCGCCAAGGCTTAGTGTCGCAAGGTTGTAGACAAATTCCCCTGTTTCGATGGCATTGGTGACAGAGTCCTTTTTACCCACGCTGGAAAAGGCCAAAATTGGTGGTGAGTAATTGAAAATATTGAAAAAACTGTAAGGCGCCAGATTGGTACGA
The window above is part of the Providencia sp. R33 genome. Proteins encoded here:
- a CDS encoding flavin reductase family protein, whose amino-acid sequence is MTTKFYSYQPTKGHGLPHDPIPSLIGPRPIGWISTCDSQGRTNLAPYSFFNIFNYSPPILAFSSVGKKDSVTNAIETGEFVYNLATLSLGEQVNMSSATLERGESEFALTQLSTLPSTLIAPPRIAQTPVSMECVVTQYQQLKRADGQLLDTWMVMGEVVMVHIDESTLTDGLYDCAGQKPLLRAGGPADYYWIEQQQNLKMYRPK